CGTTACGCCGCTGGTGCGGTTTCTCTGTTTGTTTTTTGGGCCGGAGGCACATTACTTTTTCGGACTCTGAAAGACTTGATGGATGCCGGTATGGATCCAGAGGAACAGGAGAAAATTTCGAGCTATCTGAAAGCACATCCGCAGGTCCGCAGTGTTGAGGACTGCATGGGCCGCACTGCTGGTGGGCGCTATATCATCAATCTGGATGTTATTTTGCACACGACCTCGCATGAGGTTGCAGACCGGGTTGCAGATCGGCTTGAAGAAGAGCTTTATGCGGAATTCCCGCGTGTCGTGATGGCGCACATACGGACGCATCACGGCCATTCGGTAACAATACGGCGTTTTGTCCCTGCGCAGGATGAGAGCGGAAAGAGTTCAGAGCACTTTGCCTCTGCACCGTATTTTCGTGTCGAAACTGTAGACGCTGGTACCGGGAATGTTTTGCATTTTGAGGTGCTCCCCAATCCCCACAGCGACGCAGAAAAGACCAAGGGGCTTTTGGTTGGAAAGTGGCTTTTGGAGCTGGACCCTGACGAGGTGTGCATTGGCTCGGCAGGCGTGAACAAAACCGCAGGCTATCTGCTGCGAGAGGCTGGCGTGCGTCTTTTGGAAATGGATGGTACTCTTTGTGCTGATGTGGCGCATCTGCATTCTTCAAATGAGACTCCCGCGTCCTAAACCCTTGACAGTTTTTTTTCTGTAATTACAACTGCCTTTTTGTCTTTGAGGAGCGGATCACCGCTCCTTTTTGCAAGAGGAGGGCGCATGGATAATCCAGTGGTTGAAATGCGCGGCGTCTCATTTTCCTACGATGGCCTGACCCGAATCCTTCGCGACGTCAATCTGACCGTTGCAGCGGGCGATTATCTGGCTGTCCTTGGTCCCAATGGCGGTGGCAAAAGCACGCTTATGCGACTTCTGCTTGGCCTTCTGACTCCAAGCTCTGGCGAAATCAGAATCCTTGGAAAGAAGCCATCCGAAGTCTGCACTCGCATTGGGTATATGCCTCAGCTAAATGAAGCGACACGCATCTTCCCCATTTCTGTTTTGGGAGTCACTTTGATGGGACTCATCGGAGCGACCGGGAGAGGTTGGCTTTTTAGTCGAAAAGAAAAAAAACTCGCTCAGGCGGCTCTTGATCGCGTTGGTATGTTGGAATTTCAGCACCGGCGCATTGATCGGCTTTCTGGCGGGCAGCGGCAGCGGGTTTACATTGCTCGCGCTATTATTTCTTCCCCAGACTTACTCTTACTTGATGAACCGACTGCCAGTGTCGATGCTGGTGGGCGGTCTGCCTTGCTGACTTTGCTTATGGAACTGAACAGGGAAATGAGCATCATTCATGTCAGCCATGATCTGAGTGTTGTGGCCGCAGGAGCGCACAGCGTTGCCTGCGTGAACAGGACTCTTCATTTTCATCCGCGTCCAGAGATTACAAAAGACATGCTACAGATGATGTATGGCGGAGATGAAAAAGGACGTTGTCCTGTTGAAATTTTTGCTCACGGAGATATTCCGCACCGTGTTGTGGAAGAGTGCGACGATGAAGAGGCTCCTGCACTCATTACTCCGGAGGGGCGTCGTTTATGATGGATATTTTACAGTTTGAGTTTATGCGCAACGCGTTTGCTGCCGGTCTTCTCGCCAGCATTGCCTGTGGAGTGATCGGGACTCTTGTCGTTGTGAACAGGCTCGTCTTTCTTTCCGGTGCCGTTGCCCATACGGCCTATGGTGGCCTTGGACTTGCCTCTTTTATGGGGTGGCCTGTGATGCCCTGCGCTGTTGGATTTTCGCTCGCCGCGAGTGGGGCAATGGCCGCCGTAACAGCCCGGGACAGGCATCGTTCAGACACGCTCATTGGTGTTATGTGGGCTGGTGGCATGGCTTTTGGTATTTTGCTTCTCGATTTTACTCCCGGCTACAATGTCGATCTCATGAGTTTTTTGTTTGGCAGCATTTTGGCCGTTCCTGTTCAGGATTTATGGGTTATGGCAGGTTTGGATTGTGCCATCCTGTTAACAACACTGATTTTTTACAAGAATTTTGAGGCGCTTTCTTATGACTGCGAGTTTGCCGAGGTGCGTGGCGTTCCCGTTGTCGGTCTCTATTTTCTTTTGCTCGCGATGGTCGGCGTTTCTGTTGTGATGATTATTCGGGTCGTGGGCCTTATTCTCGTGATTGCGCTGTTATCTATCCCCCCTGGGATTGCCATTCACCGCACCAACAGTTTGCTCGGCATGATGTGGCGTTCCACTCTTCTCGCGGCTCTTTTTTGTTGTGTGGGCCTGATTTGTGCCTATCATTTCGATTTGACCTCCGGCGCCTCCATTATCGCCGTCGCCGTTGTCTCTTACCTCTTCATTGGCGTTTACGACTTTTTTATGAAGAAACGAGGTTTTATTGCTCGTTAAAGTAGGATGGGCGGGTGGCGGAAAAGATTGGGGGCCAGCCCCAGCGCGGTAGTGCTGGATGGGTGGGGGGGAAGATTGGGGGCCAGCCCCCAAACCCCCGCGTAAGGGAATGATTCCCTTACGTATCCTCATCGAGTTTGAATTCGTTCCACGCTTCGCGTGAATCAAATTCAAACTTGTTGGGCATAACGTCGAGAGCTTCTTTCTCTTCTGCGAGTTGCCACCATTTTCTTTCTGAGCGCAAGCGTTCAGAAAGAAAGGGTTGAGGCGCAAAGAAAAAGAACACACGTTCAGTTAACTAGGCCGAAAAAAATGGGACCGAAATGGAGAGGAGAGCGTAGCTCTCATCACATTTCGGTCCCATTTTATTTCGGGCGAAATCGGGATTCCCAAGGGCCTCGTCCTGGGGCGGGGTCAAGGGGCAGCGCCCCTGCAGAGCACGAGACGGAGTCTCGTAACCCCACCCACCCTAGCGCCCCTTGCAGAGCGCGAGATAGAGTCTCGTAATTCTAGCCCCTGAGCTTAAAAATTAAATCGAATAATAACGTGAGTTCCTTTGTGTGGTTCTGAGTCGATGCGGATTTCTCCGCCGAGCTGTTGAACGAGACTTGATATAAGCTGCATGCCGAGGGATTCAGCCTGCTGTATGTCGAAGTTTTCTGGGAGTCCGACGCCGTTGTCTGCGACGCCAAGCTCGACGCGGCTTCCATTGGAGACGAGGTCAAGGGTGAGGGTGCCCGTCACGGCTTGCGGCCACGCATACTTAAAGGCGTTGGTAATCAGTTCGTTAATGATAAGGCTGACAGGGATAGCACTGTCGACGGGGAGGTAAACGTCGTTGACATTGAGTTTGAGTTCAATGTCGTGTGTTGGCGGCAGATACGTGGTCTTGAGAAAATCGACAAACTGCTGAAGATACTCGTTGTAGTCAATTTTAGCGATGTCGGTGGACTGATAGAGTTTTTCATGAACGAGAGCCATTGATTTAACGCGGCAACGGCTTTCGGTGAAGACTTCCTTGGCGAGAGGGTCAGGGATGTGCTGTGACTGGAGATAAAGAAGGCTGGAGATAATCTGAAGATTGTTCTTCACGCGGTGATGGATTTCTTTGAGAAGGACCTCTTTTTCTTCGAGAGAGGCAGAAAGCTTCTTTTCGATTTTTAGTCGATCCTCAATATTTTTGTTGAGTTCTTCATTGGCGAGCAAAAGCTCGTGAGTTCGGCGCTCGACTTCGCGCTCAAGTTCTTCGCGATAGCGAACACGTCGCTGGATTTTTTCAGACCGGCGAAAAGCGAGAAGAAGGGCTTCTTCGAGGACACCCATGTCCTGAATTGGTTTGGTGATGTAGTCCCACGCACCGAGGCGCAGTGCTTCAATGGCGTCATAGAGCACGCCAGTTCCAGAGATCACCAAAACGGGAGTGAGGGGCGATTCGGCTAAAATCTGAGCGAGGACATCGAGTCCCGCAATTTCAGGGAGTTTGAGATCGACAAGCACGAGATCTGGGGCGTGCAGTCGAAACATTTCGAGGCCATTTCGGCCGTCAGCTGCTTCCAGAACGACATAGCCACTATCCTCAAGATAGCCTTTGATGCTCTGACGAATAAGTTCTTCGTCGTCGATGACGAGGAGAGTTTTCCCAAGGGGGCTGTCCTGAGCGCTGTGCTGCTCATCCGCAATATGGGAAGCTTCGAATTCGTTCATGCTCTTCACCTCGTGGGTCGGGGGAAAGAAAAATCTTTGAGTGATGGATGAAGTTGTATTCTCCATCTTACGCTGTTTGCAAAAAATGAGTCAAAAGGTTTGTCCTTTATCTTGGACATTTTGCGCTAATACTTTGAAAGCATTGCGTGAAGCCATTTCGCGCCTTTGCGCTCCTTTCTTCTATCTTCGCTTACCCAAATTTTTTCTTCGCGAAGCGAAGCCGTGGGCAAGAGGGCGCGGAGCCGGGTTTCGTCCATGCCACTGTACGGAATGCCTCGTTGCTCTGAGCGGCCTTCAGTTGTCCCATACTTGAAGCTTAGCCCCATAATCCCACCGGTGCGCAGGGCTTGGGCAAGTCGAAGAAAGCCCTTGGGCAAAGTGGTGTAGGGGAGATGCTGGAGCGACGCATTGGCCCAGACTCCATCAAACTGCTCGGTCCAGTCGAGGTCGAGAAAATTCAGGACATGAACTGGTAGTCCTGTGTACCGTGACGCTCTTGCGGCCAGTTCCTTTGAGCCGTCAAAGGCGGTGACGGTGTATCCTTTTTTGAGAAAGGTCATGCTGTCGCGCCCAGAGCCGCAGCCTGCGTCTAAAATGTGCGCAGGAGCAGGGCAAAGCGATGTGAAAGGCTCCATGCCTGCGGGCTGCGAGAGAGAAACCGTTTCCTGAAAAAATGTGTCGGCGTGCGTGTTGTAATACTCAAGTACTGGATTTTTTGTGCTCATGAAAAGGTTCCTTTGATTTTGTCGATACAGCAAAGGCGCTTTAGAATAAATGTAAAATCGTATACGCTCATTCCAGTGGAAGCGCACTGAATCTTACACAATGTAGGGGAAAAGACCATGAGGCGTTGGGTCGCGTTGAGCTGTCTCGCCGTGTCCGCCGTAATTCACGGACTCATTGCCCTTATGCTTGTCTTTTGTGTTGATGTACACCTCCCATCTCCTCTTTCTGATCGGTTTCTTTGTACGATGGAGTTGTATTCTGCTGCGCCTGTGGCAAAGAAGGCTTCTCATCAGCTTGAGCAACAGGCCTCGCCGCCTTTGCAGGAGCATGTCATAGCGAAGGAGGAGCGTTCGGTTGCTCCCATCCCCAAGGCTCCTGCCCCCATCAAACAATCTGTCAAAGCGAAATCACGTCCAGCGCCGTCTCCTTCTGTTGCTCGGGCGAAAGCTGTTGTTCATGCCCAGAGTCCTCCTGCCTCTGTAAGTCCTGCGCGTCGGATAAGCCCCCGCATTTCTGGGAAGAAGCCTGAAAGCAAAGATTTGCCCGGTGTGTACAAAGATACGTCCGGCGTTATCCATGTCGGTGGGATGTGTGGAATGGCTGGCTTTGCCGATACGTTTTCTCTCGACATGTGTGGAGCTGATGTCTTCACTGACGAAGAATACTGGGGGCATTACGACATGGGCAAAGGGCGTGTCGTGAGCATCTTGAGTGGGGCAAAGGGGAGCGGGGATTTCCTTTTTTATGACTCCAAAACGCGGCTCTATCGGAAGCTCAAGCGCCGGTCACGAATGATTTTCTTATACGGTCCATCGTCTTCGAAGTTTGAGCCTGTGCAGGGAGTTTTGACTATTCTTCCCAAGAAGGACCGTTATCACAACGAGCTTATTCGGAATCCCGCGCAGCTTATGTGGATGGTCGAAGGGCATCCCATGCGGTATGGAACCCGCCTTTTTACCAAGTCGACCTCTTCTACGCTGGATGTTCATGGTGTTTCTCTCTTCATTGAGTCTTTGGTGTGTCCAAAGCGGTCTCCAAAGGCGACGATTCTTTTTGTGGATTCGCTTCATGCTGGGCGCTCCGCCTTTGGCAAAGCCCTTGCCTCTCTTCTCGCTATTCGAGGAATACAGCTTGTTCGGTATGATCCGCGTTGTTGCGGCAAGAGTAGTTACTGTTCTGGGCAGATTACTCTTAAGCAGCTTCAGCGTGATTTTCAGGCTGTTTATGCATCGCTCCCGTCTTCTTCCCCTTGTGGCGTTTGGCTTCACGGTTCTGCCTCCTCTCTCTTTTCCCCGTCGTTTTCCACTGACTTTTTGATCTGTTCGGGGTGTTCTGCGCTCCCTGCGCATCCCGTCGACTGTCCAGCGAAACTTTTTTGTGCGCCAGCTGGTATTCCACCCGCGCTGACCCTTTCGCAGTGTGCATATGACTGGCTTGAGAAGGTGTTTTAGCGAGTGGGGAAGAGATTGGGGGCGCCGCCCCCAAACCCCCGCGTAAGGGAATGATTCCCTTACGTATCCTCATCGAGTTTAAAAGCCGTTCAAGCTTCGCTTGCACGGCTTTTAAACTTGTTGGGGCTAGCGTCGAGAGCCTCTTTCTCTTTCCCGTGTGTTGCCACCATTCCTTTTGAACGCCTTTTGGCGTTCGAAAGGAATAAGTGCGGTCAGAAAAAGGCAGAAGAACACGCGTTGGGGAAATTCCCCTAGCTCAAAAAATACGGCTGATGGAGAGGAAAGCGAAGCTTTCATCCCATTCAGCCGTATTTTTTGAGCGAAATCGGGATTCCCAAGGGCCTCGTCCTTGGGCGGGGTCAAGGGGCAGCGCCCCTTGCAGGGCTTGGGACAGCGTCCCAATAAAACAACACCCGCCCACCCCAGTGCCTCTTGCGGAGCGCGAGAGGGATGTTGGTTGGACCATGGTGATAGATTTGCCAATAGGGGCGTATTTGTGCAGAGTGCGCGTTCTGCGCGGGTGAGGCCTGTGCGGAGAAAAGCAGTGAATACCAGAGTGGGAGCTGTGGTATGAGCAAGGAGAAAAGTGATGGCAGATTTACCAGCTGGTTCGATTTTGCAGAGGGACAAGGAGAGTTACGCAGTACGAGTAACTCCGCCTTCTGGTGTTGTAACGCCTGAGCAGCTTGAGAAGGTTGCAGAGGTAGCGCGTAAATATAATGCCCCGATGGTGAAGATCACCTCAGGACAGCGTTTTGCATTGATAGGATTGAAAGAGGACGAGTTGCATGCAGCGTGTGAGGAGCTTCCTTTCAAGGTAGCGGGTCACTACGTGCAGGCATGTCCTGGGAACACATGGTGCCGTTTTGGGATGCAGCCTGCACTTGAGACAGCTCATGCCGCAGAGGAGCGCTTTGGTTCTTTTGCAGTTCCGGCGAAGATTAAGCTTGGAATTTCTGGTTGTTCGATGTGCTGTGCAGAGAGCTACGTCCGGGATCTTGGCCTGATTGGCAGCAAGAAGGGCTGGTCTTTGGTTGTTGGCGGCAATTCTGCTGGTCGTGCGCGCATTGCGGACGTCTTGGCGGAGGGGCTGAGCACGGAAGATGCATTGGATTTGATGGAGAAATTCCTGAATTACTATGCAGCAAATGCCAAGAAGAAGCAGCGAGTTGCCCGTTTTGTTGAAGAGAAGGGCATCGAGTCTATCCGCGAGGCACTTCTGGGCTAAGCAGAGCTTGTGAATAAAATGCACAAAGGTGGGAAGGCGAGAGCTTTCTCACCTTTTTTGTTTGTAATTATAAAGAAAAAAATTTTTATAGTTGTATTGCCTTTGTGAAGAGCAAAAAAAGAGTGTGGAAATTTTTTTATTATAGAGAGAAAAGTTGTTTCCTCTTGAATGTGTAGAAATGCCAAAGGCTAGTTTGGATACTCTATTTGAAAAATACGTGATCTTTTTATTTCTTTAGAAAAAAGTTGAAATAATTTTTTGTTCAAATTCGTTTGACATAATCGTGA
Above is a window of Desulfobaculum bizertense DSM 18034 DNA encoding:
- a CDS encoding metal ABC transporter permease, which translates into the protein MMDILQFEFMRNAFAAGLLASIACGVIGTLVVVNRLVFLSGAVAHTAYGGLGLASFMGWPVMPCAVGFSLAASGAMAAVTARDRHRSDTLIGVMWAGGMAFGILLLDFTPGYNVDLMSFLFGSILAVPVQDLWVMAGLDCAILLTTLIFYKNFEALSYDCEFAEVRGVPVVGLYFLLLAMVGVSVVMIIRVVGLILVIALLSIPPGIAIHRTNSLLGMMWRSTLLAALFCCVGLICAYHFDLTSGASIIAVAVVSYLFIGVYDFFMKKRGFIAR
- a CDS encoding metal ABC transporter ATP-binding protein, whose protein sequence is MDNPVVEMRGVSFSYDGLTRILRDVNLTVAAGDYLAVLGPNGGGKSTLMRLLLGLLTPSSGEIRILGKKPSEVCTRIGYMPQLNEATRIFPISVLGVTLMGLIGATGRGWLFSRKEKKLAQAALDRVGMLEFQHRRIDRLSGGQRQRVYIARAIISSPDLLLLDEPTASVDAGGRSALLTLLMELNREMSIIHVSHDLSVVAAGAHSVACVNRTLHFHPRPEITKDMLQMMYGGDEKGRCPVEIFAHGDIPHRVVEECDDEEAPALITPEGRRL
- a CDS encoding NAD(P)/FAD-dependent oxidoreductase; the protein is MADLPAGSILQRDKESYAVRVTPPSGVVTPEQLEKVAEVARKYNAPMVKITSGQRFALIGLKEDELHAACEELPFKVAGHYVQACPGNTWCRFGMQPALETAHAAEERFGSFAVPAKIKLGISGCSMCCAESYVRDLGLIGSKKGWSLVVGGNSAGRARIADVLAEGLSTEDALDLMEKFLNYYAANAKKKQRVARFVEEKGIESIREALLG
- a CDS encoding cation diffusion facilitator family transporter, with translation MKGSIVKAHETAQKELRSAQKRALFSIFVNASLAGAKGIAGFAAGSASLIGDALHSATDVLASGAAFVGLWLAGRRHPSFPYGLYKAETVATLIISIVVILAAYEIGRWAIVGTPGAPNTTLALTVAVASLIITVSFGLYQLAQGRKLGSTALVADARDYLVDGASTLVVIASLIGESFGYHLERYAAGAVSLFVFWAGGTLLFRTLKDLMDAGMDPEEQEKISSYLKAHPQVRSVEDCMGRTAGGRYIINLDVILHTTSHEVADRVADRLEEELYAEFPRVVMAHIRTHHGHSVTIRRFVPAQDESGKSSEHFASAPYFRVETVDAGTGNVLHFEVLPNPHSDAEKTKGLLVGKWLLELDPDEVCIGSAGVNKTAGYLLREAGVRLLEMDGTLCADVAHLHSSNETPAS
- a CDS encoding class I SAM-dependent methyltransferase — encoded protein: MSTKNPVLEYYNTHADTFFQETVSLSQPAGMEPFTSLCPAPAHILDAGCGSGRDSMTFLKKGYTVTAFDGSKELAARASRYTGLPVHVLNFLDLDWTEQFDGVWANASLQHLPYTTLPKGFLRLAQALRTGGIMGLSFKYGTTEGRSEQRGIPYSGMDETRLRALLPTASLREEKIWVSEDRRKERKGAKWLHAMLSKY
- a CDS encoding sensor histidine kinase — its product is MNEFEASHIADEQHSAQDSPLGKTLLVIDDEELIRQSIKGYLEDSGYVVLEAADGRNGLEMFRLHAPDLVLVDLKLPEIAGLDVLAQILAESPLTPVLVISGTGVLYDAIEALRLGAWDYITKPIQDMGVLEEALLLAFRRSEKIQRRVRYREELEREVERRTHELLLANEELNKNIEDRLKIEKKLSASLEEKEVLLKEIHHRVKNNLQIISSLLYLQSQHIPDPLAKEVFTESRCRVKSMALVHEKLYQSTDIAKIDYNEYLQQFVDFLKTTYLPPTHDIELKLNVNDVYLPVDSAIPVSLIINELITNAFKYAWPQAVTGTLTLDLVSNGSRVELGVADNGVGLPENFDIQQAESLGMQLISSLVQQLGGEIRIDSEPHKGTHVIIRFNF